The Spiroplasma clarkii genome has a window encoding:
- a CDS encoding rod shape-determining protein has translation MASKKPTFVSMDLGTANTLVYIAGQGIVYNEPSIVAYRIKENKIVAVGEEAYKMIGKGNKTIRVVRPMVDGVITDIRATESQLRYIFTKLRITKQLKHSIILLACPSVITELEKAALKKIATNLGADQVFVEEEVKMAALGGGVNIYAPTGNLIVDMGGGTTDIAVLASGDIVLSKSIKVAGNYLNDECQKFIRSQYGLEIGSKTAESIKVNVGSLAKYPDERRMKVYGRDVVSGLPREIEITPEEIREVLKVPVSRIIDLTVQVLEDTPPELAGDIFRNGITICGGGALVRGIDKYFADTLQLPTKIGEQPLLAVINGTKKFEAEIWEIIKAQRHHDDLLSR, from the coding sequence ATGGCAAGTAAAAAACCTACTTTCGTGTCTATGGACTTAGGAACAGCAAATACTCTTGTTTATATTGCAGGTCAAGGGATTGTTTACAATGAACCTTCAATTGTTGCATATAGAATTAAAGAAAACAAAATTGTTGCTGTTGGTGAAGAAGCATATAAAATGATTGGGAAAGGTAACAAAACAATTCGTGTGGTTAGACCCATGGTTGATGGAGTTATTACTGATATTAGAGCAACTGAATCTCAATTAAGATACATTTTTACAAAATTAAGAATTACAAAACAATTAAAACATTCTATTATCTTATTAGCATGTCCAAGTGTTATTACAGAATTAGAAAAAGCTGCATTGAAAAAAATTGCAACTAACTTAGGTGCAGACCAAGTCTTCGTTGAAGAAGAAGTTAAAATGGCTGCATTAGGTGGAGGAGTTAATATCTATGCTCCAACTGGAAACCTAATTGTTGATATGGGTGGGGGAACTACTGATATTGCTGTTTTAGCATCAGGAGACATCGTTTTATCAAAATCAATCAAAGTTGCTGGTAACTACTTAAATGATGAATGTCAAAAATTCATTAGATCACAATATGGATTAGAAATTGGATCAAAAACTGCTGAATCAATTAAAGTTAATGTTGGTTCATTAGCAAAATATCCAGATGAAAGACGTATGAAAGTTTATGGACGTGATGTAGTTTCAGGATTACCAAGAGAAATCGAAATTACACCAGAAGAAATTCGTGAAGTATTAAAAGTTCCTGTTTCAAGAATCATTGACTTAACAGTTCAAGTATTAGAAGACACACCACCAGAATTAGCTGGGGATATCTTCAGAAATGGTATCACAATTTGTGGAGGGGGAGCTCTTGTTAGAGGTATTGATAAATACTTTGCAGATACTCTTCAATTACCAACAAAAATTGGTGAACAACCATTACTAGCTGTTATTAATGGAACTAAAAAATTTGAAGCAGAAATTTGAGAAATTATTAAAGCTCAAAGACATCACGATGACTTACTTTCAAGATAA
- a CDS encoding rod shape-determining protein yields the protein MKSEDRTFIALDLGTSNILAYVGKQGIVYNEPSIMAYDTLTNTLLALGHEAYDMFGKTHDHIQMIVPIKDGVITDLDAAKDLLKHVFSKLKMLNDWKNSIILLACPSEVTELERTALKQVAYDMGADIVIVEEEVKMAAVGAGINIDLAKGNVVIDIGGGTTDIAIISAGDIIISRSTKLAGNALNEEIKKYIRSEYNVLIGSKTAENVKIELGSLAKYKGERTMSVFGRDVVSGLPKEALISSEEVRNVLVNAFGRITNMIIELMENTPPELAGDIITNGFTLCGGGALLRGIKEYFTGIFSVPCTVSPNPLTGVVEGCKIWEKVILKRLENDYYGKGARKVKKGSQPDFI from the coding sequence ATGAAAAGCGAAGATCGCACATTTATTGCACTAGATTTAGGAACAAGCAATATTTTAGCTTATGTTGGAAAGCAGGGGATTGTTTACAACGAACCCTCAATTATGGCTTATGATACTTTAACAAACACTTTGTTAGCTTTAGGTCATGAAGCATACGATATGTTTGGAAAAACACACGATCACATCCAAATGATCGTACCAATTAAAGATGGAGTTATTACTGATTTAGATGCGGCCAAAGATTTATTAAAACATGTTTTTTCAAAATTAAAAATGTTAAATGACTGAAAAAACTCAATTATTTTACTTGCATGTCCAAGTGAAGTTACAGAATTAGAAAGAACTGCCCTAAAACAAGTGGCCTATGATATGGGAGCAGACATTGTTATTGTTGAAGAAGAAGTTAAAATGGCAGCTGTTGGAGCTGGTATTAACATTGACTTAGCAAAAGGAAATGTTGTAATTGATATTGGTGGAGGAACTACTGATATTGCCATCATTTCTGCTGGAGATATCATTATCTCAAGATCTACAAAATTGGCAGGAAATGCCCTTAATGAAGAAATTAAAAAATACATTCGTTCAGAATACAATGTTCTGATTGGATCAAAAACTGCTGAAAATGTAAAAATTGAATTAGGTTCACTTGCAAAATACAAAGGTGAGAGAACAATGTCTGTTTTTGGTAGAGATGTGGTTTCAGGATTACCCAAAGAAGCTTTAATAAGTTCTGAGGAGGTAAGAAACGTCTTAGTTAATGCCTTCGGAAGAATCACAAACATGATAATTGAATTAATGGAAAATACACCTCCAGAATTAGCTGGGGATATCATTACAAATGGATTCACTTTATGTGGTGGTGGTGCCCTATTAAGAGGTATCAAAGAATACTTTACAGGGATCTTCTCAGTACCTTGTACAGTTTCACCAAACCCATTAACTGGTGTTGTTGAAGGATGTAAAATTTGAGAAAAAGTTATCTTGAAACGTCTTGAAAATGACTACTATGGAAAAGGTGCTCGTAAAGTTAAAAAAGGTTCTCAACCAGACTTTATTTAA
- a CDS encoding TatD family hydrolase, giving the protein MGIFDTHTHFSDEKYKKEGIEVVDMISEAKINGVSNFCCVGYDVRSSTAAVRYAFKYEEVYCAVGIHPNDAHLIKNTDIEQIELLAYSEKAVAIGEIGLDYYYSTEHITRQKEIFEKQIKIALDNDLTVMLHIRDKDDSDKAYHDTLEILTKMKVKKAIVHCFTRGYNIAELFIKKGYLISIPGVVTFANATELQDAVKKMSINSMLVETDAPYLTPVPNRGKINTSKEIVYTVEKIAKLKNLSKHDVTDITTRNAKKIFGII; this is encoded by the coding sequence ATGGGTATTTTTGACACACACACACATTTTAGTGATGAAAAGTATAAAAAGGAGGGCATTGAAGTAGTTGACATGATTAGTGAAGCAAAAATAAACGGAGTTTCAAATTTTTGTTGTGTTGGGTATGATGTTAGGTCATCAACTGCAGCGGTTCGTTATGCTTTTAAATATGAAGAGGTTTATTGTGCAGTAGGGATTCACCCCAATGACGCACACCTAATTAAAAACACAGACATCGAACAAATTGAGCTCTTAGCATATTCAGAAAAAGCAGTGGCGATCGGCGAAATTGGATTAGATTACTATTATTCAACTGAACACATTACTCGACAAAAAGAAATTTTTGAAAAACAAATTAAAATTGCTTTAGACAATGATCTTACGGTTATGTTACATATTCGTGATAAGGATGACAGTGACAAGGCCTATCATGACACACTTGAAATTTTAACTAAAATGAAAGTAAAAAAAGCCATTGTTCATTGTTTTACAAGAGGTTATAATATTGCTGAACTATTTATTAAAAAAGGTTATTTAATTTCAATACCAGGTGTTGTGACCTTTGCAAATGCCACAGAATTACAAGATGCTGTTAAAAAAATGTCAATAAACAGTATGTTGGTTGAAACTGATGCCCCATATTTAACACCAGTTCCAAATAGAGGAAAAATTAATACCTCTAAGGAAATTGTTTATACAGTTGAAAAAATTGCAAAATTAAAAAACCTAAGTAAACATGATGTTACAGACATTACAACGCGTAATGCAAAAAAAATCTTTGGAATAATATAA
- the mnmE gene encoding tRNA uridine-5-carboxymethylaminomethyl(34) synthesis GTPase MnmE, producing MKFNDTIVAPATKLAKQAISIIRLSGPEAFEIVNKIIKKPLQVNNSQQLRKIYEDDQLIDEALLITFVETKSFTGEFVVEINCHGGILLANKILALLIKNGARMALNGEFSQRAFMNGKIDLLQAEGINNLIESRNNLAIKINALNATGSNNQNILKIKENLIDVISKIQTTIDYPEYDDIEGLSPAELAESLAKTKSEVEKIIEVSQRVLKINDGINTLILGEPNVGKSSLLNALLNEDKAIVTDIKGTTRDIIEGQINFDNFSLNLIDTAGIRKTTNKIEKIGIEKSLKLIDTADLILLVVDSLLINQEIYQKIQNKQHIVVVNKAKSLSDTVKTQAKKEYNNIVFINAIDADIEELLQKIKQIWANDDILQAETTIITNIDNIGSLKRAAASLDTAIVNLNSQIGIDIVMVDLYESLNTINTMLGIVDTDEEVINNTFRKYCLGK from the coding sequence TTAAAATTTAATGACACAATTGTTGCACCAGCAACCAAGCTTGCAAAACAAGCAATTTCTATCATAAGACTTTCAGGTCCTGAAGCTTTTGAAATAGTTAATAAAATAATAAAAAAGCCCTTGCAGGTTAACAACTCACAACAACTGCGAAAAATCTATGAAGATGATCAGTTAATTGATGAGGCACTACTAATAACTTTTGTTGAGACCAAATCATTTACTGGGGAATTTGTTGTTGAAATAAATTGTCATGGAGGTATTTTGCTTGCAAATAAAATTTTAGCACTTCTAATTAAAAATGGTGCTAGAATGGCACTGAATGGTGAGTTTTCACAAAGAGCATTTATGAATGGTAAAATAGATTTACTACAAGCAGAGGGAATTAATAATCTAATTGAATCAAGAAACAATTTAGCAATTAAAATTAATGCTTTAAATGCAACAGGTAGTAATAATCAGAATATCTTAAAGATAAAAGAGAATTTAATTGATGTAATTTCAAAAATTCAAACCACAATTGATTACCCTGAGTATGATGATATTGAAGGTCTGTCACCAGCAGAACTGGCAGAGTCATTGGCAAAAACAAAATCTGAAGTTGAAAAGATTATTGAGGTTAGCCAAAGAGTTTTGAAAATAAATGATGGCATTAACACTTTGATTTTGGGTGAACCAAATGTGGGAAAATCATCTCTTTTGAACGCTTTGTTAAATGAGGACAAAGCAATCGTTACTGATATTAAGGGCACTACTCGAGATATTATTGAAGGACAAATAAACTTTGATAACTTTTCACTAAATTTAATTGATACAGCAGGAATAAGAAAAACCACAAATAAAATTGAAAAAATTGGAATTGAAAAGAGCTTAAAACTCATAGATACTGCAGATTTGATTTTGTTAGTTGTTGACTCACTCCTTATTAACCAAGAAATTTATCAAAAAATTCAAAATAAGCAACACATTGTGGTTGTTAATAAGGCTAAATCTTTATCAGATACAGTTAAAACACAAGCCAAAAAAGAGTATAATAATATTGTATTTATCAATGCAATTGATGCAGATATTGAAGAATTGTTGCAAAAAATCAAACAGATATGAGCAAATGATGATATTTTGCAAGCCGAAACAACTATTATTACAAATATAGACAATATTGGTAGTTTAAAAAGAGCAGCAGCAAGTCTTGACACAGCTATTGTAAACTTAAATAGCCAAATTGGCATTGATATTGTAATGGTTGACTTATATGAATCTTTGAATACCATTAATACAATGTTGGGAATTGTAGATACTGATGAGGAAGTAATTAACAACACTTTTAGAAAATATTGTTTAGGAAAGTAG